GTGGTCCAGAGGGCGGCCACGTCGGCGGCCTCGGTGGCGATCGCGCCGATGGAGATGCGGACCATCCATTGACCATTAATGACGGCCGGGGTGAGATAAGCTTCGCCGGAGCGGTTGACGGCCTCGGCCCAGGCGCGGGTATGGGCGTCGAGAGCGTCTCCAGTCAAGTTTGGCGGCTCGTGGCGGATGCAAATGGTTTGCAGGACAACGTCGGCCAGGACGCGCCAGTTAGGAGTGGCGGCGATCTCGTCGGCCAGGGCGCGGGCGTTGGCGATATCGCGGCGGAGACGGGCTTGCAGGCCGGTGACGCCCTGCTCGCGGATGAGGAACCAGAGCTTGAGCGCGCGGAAGCGACGGCCCAGCGGGATGCCCCAGTCGCGGAGGTTGCGCACCTTGCTGTCGTTGGACGACTGTAAATAGCTGGGGTTGGTGGACATGACCCGGACCAGATGCTCGGGGTCGCGGACGAAGTAGAGGGAGCAGTCGAAGGGCGCGCCCAGCCACTTGTGGGCGTTGACGACGATGCTGTCGGCGGCCTCGATGCCGTCCCACATCCAGCGCAGCTCGGGCAGGATCATGGCCGAACCGGCCATGGCCGCGTCGACGTGGAGCCAGAGGCCGTGGCGGGCGGCCACCTCGGCGATGGGCGCGATGGGGTCGATGGCGGTGGTGGCCGTGGTGCCGGTGGTGGCGACGACCGCGCAGGGATGGAGACCGGCGGCGAGGTCGGCAGCGATCATCTCGGCCAGGGCGTCGGGGCGCATGGCGAAGTCTTCGTCGCAGGGAACCAGCCGGATATTGTCGCGGCCAAAGCCTGCGAGAAGCGCGGCCTTATCCACAGAACTGTGGCTCTGGGTGGAGACGTAGATGGTTAGCGGATGGGTCTCGGCCTGGAGGCCGCCGTGGACGAGGGCAAAGCCGGTGGCACGCTCGCGGGCGGTGATGAGGGCGACAAGGGTGCTGGTCGAGGCGGTGTCCTGGATGACGCCGGACCAGGCGGCGGAGAGGCCGGTCATCTGGCGGACCCAGTCGAGGACGGCCTCTTCGACCTCGGTGATGGCGGGGCTGGACTGCCAGGAGAGGCCGAGGACGCCGAGGCCGGTGCTGGCGATGTCGCCGAGGATGCCGGAGAGCAGGGCGTTCGAGGGGAAGTAGCCGAAGAAGCGGGGGTGCTGCCAGTGACTGAGGCCGGGGAGGACGACGCGGTCGAGGTCGGCGAGGACGGCGGCGAAGGGCTCGGGCTGCTCGGGCGGCGCGGCGGGGAGCTGGGCTCGGATCTCGCCCGGCTCGGTGGCGGCCTGGACGGGACGCGTGGCGAGGGTGGCGTGGTAGTCGGCGAGCCAGTCGATGAGCTGATGGCCGTAGCTGCGAAACTCTTCTGGGGTCATGTGTACTTCGT
This is a stretch of genomic DNA from Granulicella sp. WH15. It encodes these proteins:
- a CDS encoding pyridoxal-dependent decarboxylase; protein product: MTPEEFRSYGHQLIDWLADYHATLATRPVQAATEPGEIRAQLPAAPPEQPEPFAAVLADLDRVVLPGLSHWQHPRFFGYFPSNALLSGILGDIASTGLGVLGLSWQSSPAITEVEEAVLDWVRQMTGLSAAWSGVIQDTASTSTLVALITARERATGFALVHGGLQAETHPLTIYVSTQSHSSVDKAALLAGFGRDNIRLVPCDEDFAMRPDALAEMIAADLAAGLHPCAVVATTGTTATTAIDPIAPIAEVAARHGLWLHVDAAMAGSAMILPELRWMWDGIEAADSIVVNAHKWLGAPFDCSLYFVRDPEHLVRVMSTNPSYLQSSNDSKVRNLRDWGIPLGRRFRALKLWFLIREQGVTGLQARLRRDIANARALADEIAATPNWRVLADVVLQTICIRHEPPNLTGDALDAHTRAWAEAVNRSGEAYLTPAVINGQWMVRISIGAIATEAADVAALWTTIQRAAAATT